The Hemicordylus capensis ecotype Gifberg chromosome 6, rHemCap1.1.pri, whole genome shotgun sequence genome window below encodes:
- the LOC128331223 gene encoding olfactory receptor 6F1-like encodes MANTEWVHLPNNTGFILLGLERFSEFQSFLFLIFLIAYIVTMAGNILIVVLVIFDHHFHTPMYFFLGNLSFLEACYSTNILPKMLAGLLDGGTTISHTSCYTQWYLLGCLGGTECYLLSVMSYDRYLAICKPLHYANLMSTKACIYLAAVSWLNGFIETSVLLVFMSQLVFCGPTKIDHFFCELLTLIKLSCSNTRAVEVVTFIIAVIVTLPPFLLTLTSYACIIAAILKIPSTTGRKKAFSTCSSHLIVVSIFYGSLIFVYMLPKTEALRGLDKVFSLLYTALPPLANPFLYSLRNKEVKQAVRKMLVRFVIDKGY; translated from the coding sequence ATGGCAAACACAGAATGGGTGCATCTTCCAAACAACACAGGATTCATTCTCTTGGGTCTAGAAAGATTTAGTGAATTTCAAAGTTTTCTCTTCCTAATATTTCTAATTGCCTACATTGTGACCATGGCTGGGAACATCCTCATTGTGGTGTTAGTCATCTTTGACCATCACTTCCACACTCCAATGTACTTCTTTCTGGGGAATCTCTCCTTCCTGGAGGCTTGCTACAGCACCAATATTCTCCCTAAAATGCTGGCTGGACTGCTGGATGGAGGCACCACAATATCTCACACGAGTTGCTATACTCAGTGGTACTTATTGGGATGCCTGGGTGGTACTGAGTGTTATCTACTTTCTGTGATGTCTTATGACAGATACTTGGCAATCTGTAAACCTCTACATTATGCAAACCTCATGAGCACCAAGGCTTGTATCTATCTGGCAgctgtatcatggctgaatggatttATAGAGACTTCAGTCTTACTGGTTTTTATGTCGCAGTTAGTTTTCTGTGGTCCTACCAAAattgaccatttcttttgtgaattGCTCACACTAATAAAGCTGTCTTGCAGCAATACAAGAGCAGTAGAAGTTGTGACTTTCATCATAGCTGTCATAGTCAcacttccccctttcctccttaCTCTGACATCTTATGCATGCATTATTGCTGCCATCCTGAAAATCCCATCTACGACTGGAAGGAAAAAAGCCTTTTCCACTTGTTCTTCCCATCTTATTGTTGTTTCCATTTTCTATGGGTCCTTAATATTTGTCTATATGTTACCAAAGACAGAAGCACTGAGAGGCCTAGACaaagttttctctctcttataCACTGCCTTGCCACCTCTGGCCAATCCTTTCTTATACAGCTTGAGGAACAAGGAGGTAAAGCAAGCTGTGAGAAAAATGTTGGTAAGGTTTGTGATTGATAAAGGATACTAG